The genomic window GGACATGGATGAGAAAAACCCCCTCGCGCCTGCCGACAGCCCCTATGCGCAGCGCCTCGCCGCGCTCTCGCAAGGGCTCGATAGCTATGACGGGCTTGACCTCGATATTCAGGCCTATCTGGTGAAAGACGTAAACGCTTTTGCCATGGCGAACGGCACGATCCGCGTCTTCGCGGGGCTGATGGATGAATTTACCGATGACGAGGTGCGCTATGTCATCGGGCACGAAATCGGCCACGTTCAGCGTGAGCATACCAAGAAACGGATGCAAGGCGCGCTGCAACGTGACGCAGCTTTGAGCGTGGCTGGCACGGCGAGTGGCGGCGTGAAACGCATTGCGTCTTCCGATCTTGGCAAGTTCTTTGGCAATGTCATCACCGCTGAGCACAGCAAAAAACACGAACGCGAGGCGGATGATTATGCGCTGCAATTCATGCTCGACAATGAGTATGATGCGCAGGCCTGCGTGACCGCACTTGAGAAGCTCGACGCGATGAGCGGTGGGAGCGGCCCCAGCGGAATTGCGGCATGGACCTCAACCCACCCAAGCCCCAAATCGCGCGCAAAGCGCCTGCGCAAACAGCTCGACTGACGCGGGCTGATTGCGAGTGGGAGATGCATCTAAGGACACATTGATCGAAGGCTTGGCGCGGGTTTGTTCGCGCGCTGGCCTCACCGAACCATCGGACCTCACCCGCTTGACGGGCGGGGCAACGATGGAAAGCTGGCGCTTTATGTGCGGTGACAGGGCATTCATCCTGCGCCGCGCGCCTACCCTCGAATTCATGGCAAATCGCCCGTTCGGCCACGATGTTGAGGCCGAGGTGATCCGCAAGGCTGTGGCAGCCGGCGTGACTGCACCGCGCGTTGTGGCTGAGCTTGAGCCTGAGGATGGCATTGGCTCTGGCTTCGTAATGGAGGCGCTTCCCGGAACGCCGAACCCAAAGGAGATTTTGGAGTTTGAAGATACCGATGCGCTGCTGAAGGACGTTGCAAGGGATTTGGCGCGTATTCACAGCGTCAAACCCGGCGATTTGCCAGACGCGGTCCCGGTGATGGATTACCGCCAAGCCATCGCCGACCTCAAAGCGCAATTCGAGGAAGCAGGCGGTGATCGCCCGATCATTGCGCTTGGCCTCAAGTGGATGGAGGACAATTGCCCTGATCCATGCGAGCCGGTGCTGATCCACGGTGACTATCGCATGGGCAATCTGCTGTGCGAGGCCGGCGAGCTGACGGGCGTGCTCGATTGGGAGCTTGCGCATTTTGGCGATCCTCATGAGGATCTCGCCTTCGGCTGCATGGCGGTGTGGCGCTTCCATCGATATGATCGGCCCGCTTTGGGGCTTGGATCGTTGGAAGATTACTTCGCCACCTATGAGGCAGAAAGCGGGCGCACAGTGGACCTTGGGCGTTTCCGCTACTGGTTGATCCACCGCACCGTATGGTGGGCATTGGGTTGTCTTGGCATGGCGCGCATCTGGCGCTCTGGTGAGGACCGGATGCTCGAACGCGTGGTGATCTCGCGCCGGACGAGTGAGCAGGAATTGGACCTCTTGATGCTGCTTGAGGAGGACGCGCCGGAGGAGTGCAAGGCCAAGCAGAAATGGTGGCCGATTTCTTCGCCTGACCGGACAAACGGCGATGCAACCGTGTCCGAGATCCTGACGGCGATCTCGGAATGGCTGGGCACGATTAAGGATCAGGTCAAAGGCCATGACCGCTTCCAGCTTGCCGTAGCACGCAACGCGTTGGGCATTGCGATGCGCGATGAAGAATTCCTTCCCGACCTCCACGTGGACAAGCGGCGCGCAGATGCAATCATGGCGGGAGAATTGACCGTGGCAGAGCGCGGCCTGGTGGGGCATTTGCGCCGGGCTGCGCTTGAGAAACTGAGTGTCGATTCTCCCAAATATCCCGCTCTTGCTGTCGCGCTCGAAAAATGGGTGATACCCGAAGAGGAAGCTGAATAATGGACTTCGCAATTCCCGCCGATCTTCAGGCGTATCTTGACGAGCTCGACGCCTTCATCGCGGCTGAGATCAAACCACTTGAGAACCAGGACGACAATATCCGCTTCTTCGACCACCGCCGCGAATATGCGCGCACCAATTTCGAGGCCGGAGGCTTGCCGCGCGAGGACTGGGAAGAGCTCCTGCGCGAAGCCAGACGCCGCGCTGATAGAGCGGGGCATTTCCGCTTCTCCGCGCCCAAGAAATACGGCGGCAAGGACGGCTCGAACCTCTGGATGGCGGTGATCCGCGAGCACTTCGCGAGGGCAGGACTTGGCCTCCACAACGACCTCCAGAACGAGCACAGCATCGTCGGCAATTTCCCCTTCGTCGAAATGTTCGAGCAATGGGGCACCGAGGAGCAGAAGCAGGAATTCATCCTCGGCGGCTTTGATGGAACGCGCCGGGTTGCTTTTGGCCTGACCGAGCCAGACCATGGGTCTGACGCAACACATATGGAAACCCGAGCGGTTCGCGAGACCCGAGATGGGGTTGATGGCTGGCTCATCAATGGCGAGAAGATGTGGATCACCGGCATGCACGTCGCCACCCACTGCGCGATGTTCGCTCGCACGTCTGGCGAGGATGGCAAGGCATCTGGCATCACCTGCTTCCTTGTTCCCAATCCCACGCCGGGCTTGGAGATTGAGGAGTGGATGTGGACCTTCAATATGCCCACCGACCACCCACGCTTGTCCGTCACCGATGTCTGGGTGCCCGATAGCGCGATCCTCGGCGTTGAGGGTCGGGGGCTCGCGCTTGCGCAAAGTTTCGTGCACCAGAACCGTATCCGTCAGGCGGCAAGTTCCTGTGGTGCTGCGATGTATTGCATTGATGAGAGCGTCAAATACGCCCGCCAACGCAAACCCTTTGGCGAGCCGCTTTCCAAGAACCAAGGCATCCAGTTTCCTCTGGTCGAGCTTGCGACGCAGGCCGAGATGCTGCGCCTCCTCATCTTCAAGACCGCGTGGGAGATGGACAATATGCCCCACGAAGAGATTGAGCGCACGATCAGCGACAAGGTCTCCATGTGCAATTACTGGGCGAACCGTCTGGTGTGCGAGGCCGCCGACCGCGCGATGCAAGTGCACGGCGGCATCGGCTATTCGCGCCACAAGCCGTTCGAGCACATCTACCGCCACCACCGCCGCTATCGCATCACCGAGGGCGCGGAAGAGATCCAGATGAGGAAGGTTGGGGCCTATCTATTCGGTTATCTGGGGCCGAAGCGGGGGCAGTTTTCCTAGTTCGCGAGTCCCCGCGAAGGCGGGGACCTCTTTCGGGGTAGCGCCAAGCTGAGGGAGGTCCCCGCCTTCGCGAGGACTCGCATCGGTCTTTATCCTTTCCTCCTCCAATAGCTCGCCAAGATCGACCCGATGAGCACGTGCCAAACCGCCGAAATCGCGGCGGGCACGGGGGCGAGGGCGGCTTGGGTGGCGCTCGCAAATTGCGCCTGAAAAGCAGGCGTTTTGGCAAGCCCTGAGCCAAGCCCTGAGTTCTGCATCCCCACTTCGATCGAGATGGTGCGCGCCTCTTGCAAGCCCAGCCCAAGCATCCGCGCCAAGGCATAGCCGAGCGCAAAGCCAATCGCGTGGAGCAGCAGAGTCGCCAGCAAGAGCACGCCCGCGTGCTCAGCAATCTGCGCCTTTGCCCCGCCGACAATCCCGCCCACGATAAGGATCACCAACACAACTGCGATCAGCGGCAAGAATGTGCTCACCCGCTCCGCCGCGCGCGGG from Erythrobacter sp. SCSIO 43205 includes these protein-coding regions:
- a CDS encoding M48 family metalloprotease, whose protein sequence is MDHSNNTVSRRDFTAMAALLGGVSIAAPASAQSLGNILGSAKKVLDAVSYSDAEMKVFFDQMSEDMDEKNPLAPADSPYAQRLAALSQGLDSYDGLDLDIQAYLVKDVNAFAMANGTIRVFAGLMDEFTDDEVRYVIGHEIGHVQREHTKKRMQGALQRDAALSVAGTASGGVKRIASSDLGKFFGNVITAEHSKKHEREADDYALQFMLDNEYDAQACVTALEKLDAMSGGSGPSGIAAWTSTHPSPKSRAKRLRKQLD
- a CDS encoding acyl-CoA dehydrogenase family protein, whose amino-acid sequence is MDFAIPADLQAYLDELDAFIAAEIKPLENQDDNIRFFDHRREYARTNFEAGGLPREDWEELLREARRRADRAGHFRFSAPKKYGGKDGSNLWMAVIREHFARAGLGLHNDLQNEHSIVGNFPFVEMFEQWGTEEQKQEFILGGFDGTRRVAFGLTEPDHGSDATHMETRAVRETRDGVDGWLINGEKMWITGMHVATHCAMFARTSGEDGKASGITCFLVPNPTPGLEIEEWMWTFNMPTDHPRLSVTDVWVPDSAILGVEGRGLALAQSFVHQNRIRQAASSCGAAMYCIDESVKYARQRKPFGEPLSKNQGIQFPLVELATQAEMLRLLIFKTAWEMDNMPHEEIERTISDKVSMCNYWANRLVCEAADRAMQVHGGIGYSRHKPFEHIYRHHRRYRITEGAEEIQMRKVGAYLFGYLGPKRGQFS
- a CDS encoding phosphotransferase family protein, translated to MGDASKDTLIEGLARVCSRAGLTEPSDLTRLTGGATMESWRFMCGDRAFILRRAPTLEFMANRPFGHDVEAEVIRKAVAAGVTAPRVVAELEPEDGIGSGFVMEALPGTPNPKEILEFEDTDALLKDVARDLARIHSVKPGDLPDAVPVMDYRQAIADLKAQFEEAGGDRPIIALGLKWMEDNCPDPCEPVLIHGDYRMGNLLCEAGELTGVLDWELAHFGDPHEDLAFGCMAVWRFHRYDRPALGLGSLEDYFATYEAESGRTVDLGRFRYWLIHRTVWWALGCLGMARIWRSGEDRMLERVVISRRTSEQELDLLMLLEEDAPEECKAKQKWWPISSPDRTNGDATVSEILTAISEWLGTIKDQVKGHDRFQLAVARNALGIAMRDEEFLPDLHVDKRRADAIMAGELTVAERGLVGHLRRAALEKLSVDSPKYPALAVALEKWVIPEEEAE